From the genome of Xylocopilactobacillus apis:
AAAATCTAATATTGAAGTTTTTGATTTTGAATTGAGCTCACAAGATTATGCTCAATTAGAGACCTTAGCTGGAAAAACCGATCAGCATCAAAATCCAGATACTTTTAATTTATACCGACCTTTACCTTTTATCTAAGCATTTACGTAATGTTTAGATAGGAGGATATTAAATGATTTTTCTTAATTATTTTTTGGGAGCCTCAATCGGCTCCTTTTTTTGTCTAATCTATGAAAGAACCAACAAAAATTTATCAATTATAACACCTCGGTCACATTGTGATTACTGCGGCCATGTTTTGGGAATTTTAGACCTAATTCCAAGTGTTAGTTATCTGCTGTTTGGCAGGCGATGCCGTTATTGCCATCAAAAATATAACTCACATTCTTTTCAAGTTGAGTTGTATTTAGGTCTTTCATTTTTGCTTCTTTATTTTAATTTTTATTGGCAGGTTTTAATAGTTGAGCTGGTTTTGAGTTACTGCTATTTAACAGACCTCGGTGAAATGAAGATTTTCACTTGGATGCCGATAATTTTGACATTATTACTGCTGCCAACCCAATATTTAAAAGTTGGTGAAAGCTTGATTTTAATTTTTATAGTTGGGACAATAAGCTTATTTACTCAAGGAATGGGAATTGGTGATCTTTTACTATTATTTCCCATTTCCTTAGTTTTAGGTATAGAAAAAGCTTTAGAGCTAATATTAATTTCCTGTCTTTTGATTTTGGCGTTATATTGGAAAATTAGTCCAAAAAAGAAAATTGCCTTTGTTCCCTATTTAACTTGGGGTTTTCTAATCATCCAGATTTTAACTCTTGTAAGCGGTTGAATTATAATGCAAAATAGAATTAATAATGAAGAGGTCAAAAATGAAAACATATAAACTCAACGACTTTACAAAACTCATTGATGTTACAAACTTGAATAATTGTACAACTTATCCTGATCTAGAAAAAGTCTGCGATGAAGCCAAACAAAATGAATTTAATTCAATTATTGTACACTCAGGGCAAGTTAAATTCTGTGCCGATTATTTAGAAAATAGTGAGGTCAAAGTCGGAGCAGCGGTTAGTTTTCCACATGGTCAAGTGAGTATTCCAACCAAAGCTTTTGAAACCGAAGATGTGATTTCAAACGGGGCAAAAGAAGTTGAATATGTTGTTAATTTAACGGAATTTAAAGCAGGGCATGATGACTACGTCAAAACAGAGATGAATGTAGTTTGGTCTCTCTGTCAAACGTGGGATATTGTAGGAAAAGTCATCATAAATAGCAACCACCTATCTAAAGAAGAAATTGAACGAATAGCAAAAATTGCGTTAGAAGTGAAAATAACAGCTATTAAAACTGATTTAGGTGATAAACAGCTAGAAGATGTGAGGCTGATAAAAAATTTAGTTGGTGATGAAATTAAGATCGAAGCAACTGATCCCATGGCTTCACTAGAAGATACGATTTTATTGCTTGAAGCTGGCGCTGATCGACTTAGTACAGCTAATGGAGTAAAAATTTTAGATGAAGCAAAAGAGAAATTATAGAGAGCTAAATTTCATCAATTGTCATGTTAGAGATATCAGTTGTTTGGATTGACTTCTTAGTTTGAGTCTCAATTTCTTTAAAAAGAATCCCTTCACGAGCCCCAGACTGAGAAAAAATAATTTGTTCACAATCAATTTTTTCCATAATTAATCTGATTGGCAGAAGTCCACCGATAATAATTTGTGAACGTTCTTTAGCAAGGCCTTTAATATTTTGGCGTTCTTCGTTTGTTTTATTCAATAGTTCGTAAATGATGTCATCAACGTTTTGGCGGTTCATATGGTAGCCGTGAATGGGCAGCTCAGTTTGATTAAGTTCATTTTTTCTAATTTTGGCAAGGGTTCGATTTGAGCCGCCGATTGCAATAATTGGATAATTAACAGCTTCTTTAAGCCAAGGGAGGTTGTTTAAAATGCTGGATAATTCAACTGAAGCCCTGAATAAAGAAGCAGAAGTGATCGGATCTCCATCTAAAAACGATTCTGAAATATTGACAGCTCCCAGCGGAATGCTGACGCGTTCTTTTAAGGCGCCTTTTTGTACTAGAATAATTTCGGTAGAAGCACCTCCCGTATCAATAATAACTCCATCATTAACCGGCAGGGTTCCAATGACGCCGTAAAAATCATATTCAGCTTCTTCATAGCCGCTGATAACTTTTAACGAAAATCCCATTACTTTTTTAAATTGTTCAAGAAATTCTTTTTGGTTAGCAGCCTGACGAACTGCAGCTGTTGCCACGGCAATTATTTTGAGATTTTTGTATTTGTCGTAAACTTCCTTAAATGAAGCTAATGCTTTCATAGCGCGATCCAAGGCTTCAGGTTTAATAGTCTTTTCTTTTCCCATGCCTTTAGAGATCCTAACCATTTCCTGGAGTCGTTCGAAAACTTGGAAATTTCCTTCGTTATCATATTCTGTGATTGTCGTGCGGATTGAGTTTGAGCCCAAATCCAAAATTGCGAGCGTTTGTGTCATTTATTTTCCTTTTTCTGCTTCAATTAAAAATTGTTCCTGGATTGGAAGATATTTTTGAGCATTTTTGTTAGATATCCGTTTGGTATAGCTTCCGTCAGACTTTTTGGTGTAGCTTTGGGTACGGTCATCCCACATGCGTTCAAATATTTTGTAAATTCTCTTTTTTAATTCTTCATCTTCAATTGGAAAGAGAGTTTCAATTCTTCGATCCAGATTTCTTGGCATCATATCGGCAGAAGAAAGAAAGCATCTAAAAGAGCCTCCCGTTTTAAAAATATAAATACGGGAATGTTCCAACAGCCTTCCAACAATCGAATGAATGTGAAGATGTCGGCTTACATTAGGAAGAAGCGGAATTGCTGTAGTTAGTCCTCGAATTAATAAATGAATTCGCACTCCTTTTGAACTGGCTTTATATAATTCTTTGATGATTTTATAGTCGGAAAAAGAATTACACTTAATCCAAATTTCCGATTTTTCGCCTTCTTGATTTTTCTTAATAGTTCTTTTTATTTCATGTTGAAGTTTTGAACGCAGCATATTAGGGGCAATGACAAGCTTATTAAGTTTAGAAGGAAGTTCCTTTTTTCCTTCAATAAATTTAAAGATCCTTTTAATATCAGTGCAATACTTCTTTTGGGAAGTAAAAAAACTGAAATCAGTATATGATTTAGCGGTGATTTCATTATAATTTCCGGTAGCAAGATGAGCCAGCTCAATTTTTTGATCTCCCTCTTCAATAACAACTAGAGCCATTTTGCTGTGAATCTTGAGATCAGGAAAACTGGTATAAACATTAACGCCAGTCCCTCTCAAGTAATCTGCAATTTCAATGTTGTGTTCTTCATCAAATCTTGCTTTTACTTCAATTAAAGCATGGACGGTTTTACCATTTTTAGCGGCATCTGCTAAAGCTTTGACGATAGGAGAGTTTTTTGATGTGCGATAAATTGTGATGTAAATTTCAGTAACTGATGGGTTGACGGCTGCCTGTTGAAAGAAATTAGTAATTGCATCGTAACTGTCATATGGATGATGAAGGAGATAATCTTTCTTTTGAATTTGTTCAAAAATATGTTCATCTTCCAATTCTGATAAATGGTGAGGAGAGTGTCTCTTAAAATGCAATTTTTCAGTGTTAATCTGATTATTGTCAGTAATTTTTTTACATAATGGACTAATAAAGTCATAATCCCAGTCCCCAGAGATATGAAAAGTGTTAAGAGGATTGACCGAAAGAGCATGGGTCAAAGTTTTTAAAACCTTGCTTGGAGCATTAGCGTCCATTGCTAGGAAGATAACAGGAGAAGCCTCCCGCTTTTCAATTGCAATTTCTACCGCTTGTTCGGTATTATCAGAGTCCTTCGGTAAAGATCTGATATCCATGTCTTTTAAAATCCGGTAAAGATAAATACTTTGGGCTAAAAAGCGCCCTTTAAATTTAGTCGAAATTATGTCTTGATAGTGAGCTTTGATAATTTGTTCAAGTAAAATGAATTGATTTGACTGATCTTTGAATTTAAGAAGCCTTTCAAGAGACGGAAGTTTAAAATGGGCAAAGATATGTTTTGTTTGGTCACTAGAGCTGACCATATCAACGATAAAATACATATCGCCATTTTCCATTTCCGGCCAAGGGAGATCTTTGGGGAGAAGTTCGATTTCAATCAGCGGGCTGATTGTTGTTTCAAAGTAGCTGTCGGCGTAAGATTTTTCGTCGTCAGTTAATTTTTGATAATCGAGAATTTTTATCCCAAGATTTTCAAAACAATTTTTAAGTTTAGTCCAAATTTTATTTTGCCTTTTGAGCTGCTTTTTAACTAGTTTACGAACTTGGTTTAACTGAGTATTTGGGGCCATTCCTGATTTATCAGGATGTTTATCGCCGGAATTAACTTCTCTAATTAAATTTGCAACTCTGATCATATACCACTCGTCGAGGTTTGATTGGGTAATTTTAAGGAAATTTGCGCGCTCCAAGAGCGGAATTCTTGG
Proteins encoded in this window:
- the ppk1 gene encoding polyphosphate kinase 1, which gives rise to MADTLLRQHDFMNREISWLSFNDRILDLADSPRIPLLERANFLKITQSNLDEWYMIRVANLIREVNSGDKHPDKSGMAPNTQLNQVRKLVKKQLKRQNKIWTKLKNCFENLGIKILDYQKLTDDEKSYADSYFETTISPLIEIELLPKDLPWPEMENGDMYFIVDMVSSSDQTKHIFAHFKLPSLERLLKFKDQSNQFILLEQIIKAHYQDIISTKFKGRFLAQSIYLYRILKDMDIRSLPKDSDNTEQAVEIAIEKREASPVIFLAMDANAPSKVLKTLTHALSVNPLNTFHISGDWDYDFISPLCKKITDNNQINTEKLHFKRHSPHHLSELEDEHIFEQIQKKDYLLHHPYDSYDAITNFFQQAAVNPSVTEIYITIYRTSKNSPIVKALADAAKNGKTVHALIEVKARFDEEHNIEIADYLRGTGVNVYTSFPDLKIHSKMALVVIEEGDQKIELAHLATGNYNEITAKSYTDFSFFTSQKKYCTDIKRIFKFIEGKKELPSKLNKLVIAPNMLRSKLQHEIKRTIKKNQEGEKSEIWIKCNSFSDYKIIKELYKASSKGVRIHLLIRGLTTAIPLLPNVSRHLHIHSIVGRLLEHSRIYIFKTGGSFRCFLSSADMMPRNLDRRIETLFPIEDEELKKRIYKIFERMWDDRTQSYTKKSDGSYTKRISNKNAQKYLPIQEQFLIEAEKGK
- a CDS encoding prepilin peptidase; the protein is MIFLNYFLGASIGSFFCLIYERTNKNLSIITPRSHCDYCGHVLGILDLIPSVSYLLFGRRCRYCHQKYNSHSFQVELYLGLSFLLLYFNFYWQVLIVELVLSYCYLTDLGEMKIFTWMPIILTLLLLPTQYLKVGESLILIFIVGTISLFTQGMGIGDLLLLFPISLVLGIEKALELILISCLLILALYWKISPKKKIAFVPYLTWGFLIIQILTLVSG
- the deoC gene encoding deoxyribose-phosphate aldolase, whose product is MKTYKLNDFTKLIDVTNLNNCTTYPDLEKVCDEAKQNEFNSIIVHSGQVKFCADYLENSEVKVGAAVSFPHGQVSIPTKAFETEDVISNGAKEVEYVVNLTEFKAGHDDYVKTEMNVVWSLCQTWDIVGKVIINSNHLSKEEIERIAKIALEVKITAIKTDLGDKQLEDVRLIKNLVGDEIKIEATDPMASLEDTILLLEAGADRLSTANGVKILDEAKEKL
- a CDS encoding Ppx/GppA family phosphatase → MTQTLAILDLGSNSIRTTITEYDNEGNFQVFERLQEMVRISKGMGKEKTIKPEALDRAMKALASFKEVYDKYKNLKIIAVATAAVRQAANQKEFLEQFKKVMGFSLKVISGYEEAEYDFYGVIGTLPVNDGVIIDTGGASTEIILVQKGALKERVSIPLGAVNISESFLDGDPITSASLFRASVELSSILNNLPWLKEAVNYPIIAIGGSNRTLAKIRKNELNQTELPIHGYHMNRQNVDDIIYELLNKTNEERQNIKGLAKERSQIIIGGLLPIRLIMEKIDCEQIIFSQSGAREGILFKEIETQTKKSIQTTDISNMTIDEI